Within the Musa acuminata AAA Group cultivar baxijiao chromosome BXJ2-9, Cavendish_Baxijiao_AAA, whole genome shotgun sequence genome, the region CGTGTTATTTTACCGACGATATTAAGAcagattaaattaaatatttcactttcataattataaaaattttaatatataattttattttaatataaattttaaaatctagAAACCTAGATTCTAAAAAGGTTAACTATgtaagataatttataattagtttatcatcataatttaaaatatctttttatcCATCATTTTTGTCTCATTGTATTATCATGTATTTTATATTTCATCGATAATTTTAATGCCTCAGACATTGTTATGGGATCCACCAATagttctgatatatatatatatatatatatatatatatatatatatatatatatatatatatatatatatatatatatatatatatatatatatatatatatatatatataacctcatAATGCCTCACATCACAATGCTAATTCTTTTCTCCATACTAAGTTGTCCATGGCAGTTGGCATCTCGAGGCCAATAAAAATGAATATAAACAAGGACAGGAGAATGTGTCTGTTTAGCTGGAAAGGTGCAGGAGCTGCTGCAGCCTGGATTGTTTCAGCACTCAGAAACCTCAGCTTCACTATACCAATTTGCACCACCCTGTGTTATCAGATCATAATGCATTCATCTGTATACCAACTTGGTTTCCTTGCTCTCTGCATTGGCcctttgtttccttctccctaAAAAATGTATCCAAGTTATCTACTACTTAATGTTAAAGGCAATTGTGAGGTCTTGCAATACTATAAATATTCTTTGGTATCATATACTGTGAAAAGATTTAGCATATTCACAAAACATTTAATCTTGAAGCTTTATGCAATGTATATATTCTCAAATTTGCCAGTTCCTATATCTTAGCCATAGTAGATTAACCTTACTGTGATAATATATGGCATTCCCACAATTACTTGGGCAAGCTAATActgcaagaaaaaaaaatgtttaacACAATATGAAACAAAATAGATGAGTCTTATTCCAACTGGATTTCCTATCTTTATTACATAAGTATAACATTCAGGGATAAAACAAGACATGAATATAACTTATTAGAATACCCACTAAAGGTTCATTACATGCCACACTTGATTGGGTCTTGCACTTCTATTTGTTCATTGTCATACCATGTGAGACAAGTCCCTAAACAAATCATGTTTTACATTGCAACTCTTCAAGATTAAACAGCTAAAAAACATGAGATTTGAATTAAGACAAAAACAGGATATCCTTGCCAAGTCAAATACTTGGCTAGAATATGGTGTTTTGTTCTTTGTTCGACAAGTGTCATCCTTTCCAAGGTGGTATTCTAAGAAACAAATCTGGTCTGACTATCTTGTCTTACATTGCAACTCATGTGAGACAAGTCCCCAAACAAATCATGTTTGACATTGCAACTCTTCAAGATTAAACAGCTAAAAAATATGAGATTTGACTTAAGTCAAAAACATCAACTATTTTGTCATCCCAAATGGGATATGATTCTCCTTTTGGCCCATAATTCATTGAACCAGATTAAGTTTCAAAGTTAAAGGTGCAGCCAATATTGAAAACAAATCATAGCAAGTCAAATAATTAGGTAATCACAGATACATTTGGAAATAgccaaacaaaaataaataaaataaaaaaacatatgaATAAAATTCTTAGGAAACTTTCATATTCATGGATACACCTAGAGAAGTTGGAGActgcaaaagaaaattaaaattcatCAACCTTTTCGGCAAGAGCCATTCTTTCCATTTCTCCTTGTGGAAGTGAACATCTTGTTCATGGACAACAAAGGCCAGGGTTGAACATGAGTTAAAAGGAAGTCAACTCCTCTTATGTTTCCAAATTGGAATTtccattttcttttacttttggTCAGAAAAGATACTAATATATACCATGGCATTTGATTAAACTTCAGTGTCTAAAAAAGACAGATGCACCAGAATTGTCTCTCAGCAACTTCTGCAATTCAATTAACAAGGTCATTATCTAAACCCACTATGCCTATGTTAAGTTGGTAGCCTCATCTACTACAAAGATAACGTAGAAGAATATTTTCGTTGGATGATCAGACTGCTAACAACATGGCCCCAATTCAGTTCATGAGATGAACCTGAAAAAATAGATCAAGTCTGCAATCATTTACTTGCAAAGTTATACAACAGTAAGAATCCCCCTCATTAGCGATGTTCTTGTTCCCTCCCTCCTAGTAGTGTTCTACAACATAATTCAAAGAgctcaagagaagaaaaaaatgaaCTTAACAACAAAGAATATCACATGGAATCTGCTGGAATTCGCTGAAAGTGAACTAGGAACTCTGTGTTGCCCTCAGCACCCTTTATTGGTGACTCTATCCACCCTTTGCTACAGAATCCATAACCTTCGACACCTTTGATTATTTTTTCAAGAACCTGCAGTCAAAAAAATAGAAGATTAGAGACACAAGCATGGGACTCTTTATACTTGTCAAATAAAGATAAAGTTAGCCAAGGTTATGGCAATTTTAAATCTGGACACTTTATTTCTGCATTCATGTGGTACTCTTAACATGGATGTGAAGAAATTGCAAAGGGAACTAGAATGGTAACTGGCATGAACAAACTTGATTCAACAGCCAGGCAATTTCTGGCAAAACATAACAATGGTTTAAGGTGTTCCTGAATTTTCAATAGCAAGATTAGTGCCTTCCCCTTAACCCAGCAGCTTTCTCCTTTGCTGTCTTCCTTATGCTTCATGTCTCAAGTCCTTTCAAATAGCATAGTATACTTTCAAACTACAAAATAAAGAGAAAGATACAGGCTCCATAGAATTAGGAGAGTGAGTGTCCTGCTGAACACTAGAAATGATTATTAATGGAACTGGGAGATGATCTATACTCTGGTCGGTCATCACCATTGTTATGTTCTGTAATTTGCATTCCAGCAGATGCAGAATCTGTATGCAGAACACATTGCTACATGCAAGCATCTAGCATAGACAAATGGTTACGTATTTCTACAAGGACAGCCCAGTGCACAAGGTTCTCATGAATTCGGGATCCAGAGATCATCCTGCAAACATAAAGATCATTTCTGATCATCCAGATTACAAGGGAGGAGCAACCTTACCTTGATGCCAAGATCAGTCATCTTCACTTAAGCATTTCTGTACATTAAAAATTTTAGAACTTTCTTATTCTGAAAATTAAGCAGTGAACCAAAGCAGCCATCCGATCAGGCATTATTCATGACCTCAGCATGCAACGACCGAAAACCAACAAGGTGGAGAATTAGTGTCTTTTGTAGCTTCCCTTGTGCATAGGTAGGTCCACATGCCatgaatttgaaagaaatgaggtaAAGGGACATTTGAATGCAAAAGTATGACATTAATCATGTGTAGATGGAGTTAGTAGCAAAAAGGCACACACAAAGTAAATAACAATTAGGTCTCACAAATGGTTTTAGTTTTATCAATAAGAATAAGCACATACTTCCTGATGCACCTGAGGATCTCTAACAATTCCACCTCCTCCAACCTGGTTAATATACATTAAAAAAATGTAAAGCTTTCATCACAAAGGAAGaatcataaattttattatttagaaAACTGGACTAGACTTTCTAAACACTAAATATTTTGACTGTGTGCTCCAAAGAATAAGCACCTTAAAATGTACTTGCTAGTAATCCAATTGAGTGATTTTGTGTCCTTATATTTACAAACAAATTTGCAAGTACTGTTGTCAACAAGCTgaacaaatttgcaacaaaagcagGTTTTCCAAAATATTTCCAATTTAACTTGGTATGGTAACTAGGGATTACAAACCTTTTGTGGAGAAAGTTAAGGCAACTGAGAtggaaattttcttttttgtggATGGTATATTAGTTTATCCTAAGGTTGTTGTGGAATCAGTGCTGCATGTAGTTTGCCTTCTATGTAGCTTTGTTATATCTCTCATCTTTGGCAGCGTGTAAAGAATAAACATATTAGCTAAAAAAGAAATTCCTAAAGTATTGAGTGACAATATGGACAATAAATTTGCAAACCTGAGACCTACGGGCCTCAAACTGAGGCTTCACTAATGTCACCAACGTAGACTCTGCCTTCATAACATTGATGACAGCTGGCATGACCTATAATTATCCAAAAGAAAAGGTTATGGATAATTCAGAAAATGCATTTCATGATGGATCCCGCAATCAGAAAACCTTTAAAGAAACATATGCCCATgtcaaaattttatttacaaCACAAAAATATGATAACCCTAAAGAATGATTTTTCTTTCTGAAGTACACAAAAAGATGAAAGCgtaaaaatatgaaaaatgagagaaaaaagGAACTCATTTCTTAACTCCTCCATGACTAAACACAAATAAAGTCAGGCGGATGGATCCAAACAatgcaaaaaggggaaagaacaaAAGGACATATTTAACCATATATATGGAGAAATCACAGAACATCTGGTTGTGATACATACCAAAAGTACAGAGATAAAGGATAAGTCTAGAGTCACAATGTCAACTTCTTGTGGTAGTCCAGGAAGATATCTCAGATTTGTCCTTTCAATTACAGAAACACGTTTATCTCTACGAATTTTATCAGCAACCTGCAAATTTTATAGTCATTAAATATACATGcaacaagaaagaagaatagaTATAGAACAATTACAGCTAAAGTTTGAAAATGGAATATTCTTCAAATTATCCACCTCCACAAATAATGCAAGGAGAACTTCTGGAAGCTTAAGTAATGATTTTTATTGCTGATGCATAATTATATGAAAGaataataaaggaaaaaataTGGTTCGCCTTACTGGCCCATACCGATATACCGACCAACCATCAGTATGTACTGAACCATATCAATATACCAACACATTGTATGATAAGGTATACCGACAAatcggtatgtaccacccataccaatcCCCTGTCAGATTGCTATGTACTGCCCATACTGGGCGGTCTGTCATGGTATGACAAACCTCGCAGAAATTTACATACAGTAAATTCTCATAATTTGCATCAGATACCACCCGTGGTCAAATTACCTTACGGTATTACCTCATAAAGCTATCATTCTGAACATAATGAGATCCTTTCCTATCACGATGCTAGCTAAGGAGTGTACAATTTCACCATTCTactttaataatcaaaagaaaggcATGCTGTAACAGAAGGTACAGCTTATTATTGATAGTTATTGAGTTAATTGATATCCAAATGAGTGCATTTGTAATGTGGATTCTCAACAAAAGAGACTAATTTTAGTGCTTTGTATGATAAGAAAGGTCAAGTAAACACTAAGGTGTCAACCATCGTAAACtattacatatgtatatatacatgtattagtGAAAACCAAGAGAATGATGCTAACGGAACCATAAGCTCTCATATAAAGCTGCTCTTTCGATTTCTCGAAATGACCTGTTGCACAAAAGTTCCATGTGAAAGTTTGAATACCTGTCCATAGCCTACATCGACACCATAAACATGTGATGCACCATGTTGAAGCAGGCAATCAGTAAAACCCCCAGTGGACAACCCTGAATCAAGTGCTACTTTCCCAACAACATCAACATTGAGTTTTTCAATAGCAGCCTCTAACTTGTATCCTGCTCTGCATACATAGAAGGCAACAAATTTTTTGGCACTAttgaaaaattcaaaaaaaaaaaaaatcaaatgatcaGTAGAAAGTTCCTTTGGAAGCATCACCTACATACATATTTTGGAACTTCAGCCTTTATCTCCACAACAGAACTATTCGATACAGGGGTTCCAGCTTTGCTAACTACCCTTCCATCCACAATAACTTTACCTGTGAAGACCATGAAACAAAATAAGCCATA harbors:
- the LOC135622747 gene encoding uncharacterized protein LOC135622747 isoform X1 translates to MVVLSLRIGRSFTSYFFSSAVKSSLLRQFQLKWVYNAQPSRPRSVRAFVTARAERFPLRKKKKRLDEACLERFQEYSRTLIQSWILQGKVIVDGRVVSKAGTPVSNSSVVEIKAEVPKYVCRAGYKLEAAIEKLNVDVVGKVALDSGLSTGGFTDCLLQHGASHVYGVDVGYGQVADKIRRDKRVSVIERTNLRYLPGLPQEVDIVTLDLSFISVLLVMPAVINVMKAESTLVTLVKPQFEARRSQVGGGGIVRDPQVHQEVLEKIIKGVEGYGFCSKGWIESPIKGAEGNTEFLVHFQRIPADSM
- the LOC135622747 gene encoding uncharacterized protein LOC135622747 isoform X2 — encoded protein: MVVLSLRIGRSFTSYFFSSAVKSSLLRQFQLKWVYNAQPSRPRSVRAFVTARAERFPLRKKKKRLDEACLERFQEYSRTLIQSWILQGKVIVDGRVVSKAGTPVSNSSVVEIKAEVPKYVCRAGYKLEAAIEKLNVDVVGKVALDSGLSTGGFTDCLLQHGASHVYGVDVGYGQVADKIRRDKRVSVIERTNLRYLPGLPQEVDIVTLDLSFISVLLVMPAVINVMKAESTLVTLVKPQFEARRSQVGGGGIVRDPQVHQEDDLWIPNS